From the genome of Acidaminococcus sp.:
CTTGATGATGCCCAGTCAAACATTGCCGGCCATTTCAGTACCGTTCTTTTTTCCGTACTCCTTTCCGTCATAGCGCCGCAGCAGCCCGTCAAAGCGTTCTTAACCGCTTATGTTGTGGGTGCTGAATTGGAAGGTCTTTTGGGGAGTCTTGTCAATCCCGAACATAAATGGCAGGGCTGGCATTCCACAGGGACCTTGGGCCCTCTGGGCGGGGCCTGTGCCCTTGCCAAATGGGCTGATCTTGACCTTCATGAAACAGCGCAGCTCTTATCCCTCTGCGCCAGCCAGTCCGGAGGTCTGGGTCTTCAGGCAGGCAGTGACGGCAAACCGCTTCATTCAGGCTTTGCCGCAAGAAATGCGGTCTTTGCTTATGACCTTGTGACAACTGTCGGACTTTCTGCCAGGGAAACACCTTTCAATCCCCAAACGGGGTGGCTGAAGACATTTTCGGCACCGACGGCAAGTGCTGAATTTTTTGAGTCGGCCTGGCTCAAAAAAGGGCAGCTCCTCGATCCCGGATTATGGATGAAGACACATCCTTACTGCAGTGCCGCCATTTGCGGAGAAGCCGCCTGTAAGAAGCTATGGCAGCAAGGCATCCGGCTGGATGACTTGCAGGAAATCGTCTTTCACTTTCCGCCTGGCGCGGATAAAGCGCTTCGCTAT
Proteins encoded in this window:
- a CDS encoding MmgE/PrpD family protein: MDEITETIVRLIKETDLTHREDLLLEAKRAFLDYLASLYRAAGRQKVKAAAHWAQGFPGKGLMVGQKGTSHPIFAAFYNGFASHYLDLDDAQSNIAGHFSTVLFSVLLSVIAPQQPVKAFLTAYVVGAELEGLLGSLVNPEHKWQGWHSTGTLGPLGGACALAKWADLDLHETAQLLSLCASQSGGLGLQAGSDGKPLHSGFAARNAVFAYDLVTTVGLSARETPFNPQTGWLKTFSAPTASAEFFESAWLKKGQLLDPGLWMKTHPYCSAAICGEAACKKLWQQGIRLDDLQEIVFHFPPGADKALRYEAPETGTEGKFSMEYVAYQVLTQGCVEDGFFDLEKVPEAFTKTLPRMIRSRDLPRVPKSVRRIVVTARTKSGEVITAEESAPPGSPNRPFTEEELFEKLALSKDEKWANAIMNQTRNWPNGTMEPLWPLLSVE